Sequence from the Fodinibius salicampi genome:
GTCTCGCTTTAAATGAATAACAATTTTACCAAACCATGTATGCACCTGATTTATCACTAGTAAGTATTTACCACCATACTATCCAAGTTATTATTGACAGGCTGTATATTTTCAGGATCTTCACCAGATAATTCCTGGGATGTATTATCATTTCCTTGTATCCTAAAGATAATAGGTAAAGAATATTGTACCCGTACCGGCTTACCGCGTTGTGTGCCCGGTTTAAATTCTGCTTCTTTAACTACTCTAAGGGCCTCTTCATCCAAAGATTCACTGACGCCCCGTATTACCTCCGGGTCCTCAACTTCTCCCTCTTCATTTACAATGAATCGTATAATAACACGTCCCTCATCTCCGGCTTCTCGGGCTTCCTCCGGATACCTGATTTTAGTGAATAGTGATTCAAGGCCACCAACTAATTCCGGCATTTGTTCTACTGCGACGAAATACTCTTCTTCAGGGGACGGTGGAGATGACTCCGGGGAATCCGGTGAATTTGAGTCAGTTCCTCCCGGACCAGTAGGAGGCGGAGGAGTCGGTGCTTCCTTCAGGTCAGAAAATACGGTTTCTTTATTAATATCATCCAAAAACTGAATCTCTAGGACCCCATTTCTTCCAGCTTCACCATATTTATCCAAGGCTTTCTGGTTCTTAAGGACATTAATAGATTTGATATACTTTGATTTGATCCGGGATAATGCATCGGGAGGATCGGTTTCGGTCACTTGTTCACCATTTAATACATAAAGCGGACGTTCTTTTGCATCCGGATTGGCAGACATTTGCACTTGTGCTTGCTGAAATTCGCTATTCGTTATTCCATTATCAGTGATATCACTGCAGGAGATCGTCAAAATAACCAAGCTTGCAGTTACCAGCGTCAGCAGGAAACTCGATCGAAAGGAGGAGGGGGTTATATTTTGAGTAGACATAATTTGAATACGCTTTTTAAGTGAGGAAGGATTGACCGCCATACTCCTGGCGAGATTGCTATTCTTATATTCCCGTTCAGCCAGTTCGTAAAGCAGGGCGGCATAGCGTTTTTTAGAAAATTGATTGTCTGATAATACTTCCCCATCGCAGGTTATTTCACGGAATTCCTGGCTGCTGTTGTACAGGTGGTGGATAAGCGGATGAAACCAGAAAAGGGCTTTGAGTACTAACAACATACCATTCAGCAGGAAGTCTTTGTGTTTTATGTGCATCAGCTCGTGACGAATGGCCATCCCCATTTTATCCGGATCTTCTTTCAGTTCGGCAGGAATGACAATCTTAGTGTTGATCCAGCCATAGGTAAAGGGAATGTTTGCGTGTTCTGAAAAAGCGATCAGTGGATTTAGATTGGGAACCGGATTGTTGCCTATGGAGATTTTGAGCTCCTCTACCTGAGGTAGCTCATTGAACTCCAGGTTCTTGGCCAGTTGTTTTAACTGAATGCTATTATAAATGAATCTCAGCAAATAATAGATGGCCCCGATCGCCAGGAAAATAGTGGTTAATCCAATCCATAACATGGGATCGGATAGGCTGTTCCAAGGGGTGGTCTGCGAATTTGTAGCAGAAATGCTGATAGGATTTGGTACCACAATGAATTTTGCTGCAACAGCCTGGGATGAGGCCAGCGCTTTGCCTAGCATTTCTATTAGGTACGATCCCGCGATTCCCAGGGGGAGGGCTAGTAATAAGGCCATTCGGCTGTGGTATTGGTAAACCGGGGGGATGCGGTCAGTACGGTGTAGAAGTATCGTAATTGGTAGAGCAATGACTGTCCACACAATTAAAGGAAACCAAAGGTTAGCTAAGGTTATATCACCGATTGTTTGCAAGATATTTATGAGTTCTACCATAATTAGTCCTCCATTTTATCAATCATCTGTTTAATCTCACCGAGATCTTTTTGAGATAAATCTTTACTATTTACCAGCGCCTGCACCAATTCTTTGGGTGAACCTTTGAACACTTTTTTCATAAGATCGCCAATAAGGCTTGAGCGGACGGATTCAGGTTCGCGGGCCGGACTGTAGACATAGGTTACGCCCTCTTTTCGATATTTTAGATATCCCTTATCTGCCAAGTTTTTCATGACCGTCATAATCGTCGTATAGGCAACTTCACGTGATTCAAGAATTCGATTCCGAACCTGTTTGACCGTTGCCTCTTCCAGTTCCCACACATGATGCAGAACTTCCATTTCAGTTTCCCCTAAAGGTGTAAGTGATTTTTTCATAATACTGAGGTATTTTTGTTTTTATTGCCCTAGTACTAAAATAATAGTATTTAGAAATATGTCAAATTATTTTTCTTCGAATACATTAATTTAGGAATAAATGGTTTCCATCTGAAATATCTTGAAGAGGAGAGGAAAGAGTTCTCTTACGTAAGGGGAGCGGATAGCGATAAGAATTAAAGATGTATAGTTCAAAAAAAGGCCTTCCCGGAGATCAGGAAGGCCTTTCTAATTTTATTATCAGTGAATAGTTACCAAATTAGGTCAGTGTAAATTCGGGAAGATGCTTAATCTTACCGCCATCCATAGCTGATTCGTGCGCGAGTAGTCCTACGCAGGTCCAGTTCGCTGCCTGAACAGCATTGGGATATGGATCCCGGTCTTCCAGGATCGCAGCCACGTACTCATGAGCCAGGTGCGGGTGCGAGCCACCGTGTCCGCCCCCTTGAATAAAGGAGAGGTGGGCATGTTCATCGGCATCGTAAACGCCTTCCTGGGTAAACTCCTGAATTTCCTCCGGCAACAAATGTCCGTAATCCGGCACTTCTACGCGCTCGGGTATTTCAGGCTCCGGTTTTTTAGCCGTGTGGATAACCGGATCTTCCCCTTCAATGAGTGGCCATTCAAAGGATTTTTTTGATCCGTAGGCATCAAAACTTTCCCGGTATTGTCGGGCTGTATCAAAGAGCGAACGGTAGATATGGGCAGAAAGATCGGAATCCTTTAGTTTGATATGGCATGTTTCCACAGCAAAAGGGGAGTCCGATTTTTCAATTAGGTCATCGCTGATTTTACCTGAGCCAAAGCAGGAAACATATTCCGCCTGGGCGTTAGTTAATCCAAGTACGGGACTTACCACGTGGGTGGCATAATGCATCGGTTTCATATACTCCCAGTACTCCGGCCAGCCTTCCATATCCTGGGGATGACTTGCCTGGAGGTACTGTATTTTTCCGAGTTCGCCCTTTTCATACAACTCTTTTACAAAGAGATATTCCCGGCTATAGACCACGGTTTCAGCCATCATATATTTTAAGCCGGTTTCGTTGACCGTATCGATAATTTCTTCACAATCTTCAATGCTTGTAGCCATGGGGACCGTGCAGGAAACGTGTTTGCCGGCCCTCAGTGCCATCAGCGAATGCTCGGCGTGCAGCTGGATGGGAGTGTTGATGTGTACAGCGTCAACTTTCGGATCTTCCAGCAGCTCCTCGTATGAAGTATACCGGGCATCAATGCCAAAGGCATCGCCGACTTCATTGAGATCCGATTCTGTACGCTGACATATTGCATACATATTCACATCCGGATGTTTCTGGAAAATAGGAATAAACTCTGCTCCGAATCCCAATCCTACAATCGCAATATTTACTTTGTTTGCCATAGTACTATATCTATTTATTTAAACGTTTGCTTTAAAAACTTAAGACCATTCTCTGCCATCTCATCCTGATCCGTAGCCAGAGGGCGCCAGATACATACGGCATCAGCTAATTCCTGATTGTCAGAGGTAAAACTTTCAATAGAGACAGTTCCCTCGTACTCAACGGCTTCCAATCCTTTTCTGAAACTTTCCCAATCGGTTTGTCCCGTTCCGGGCGTGCCGCGATAGTTTTCGGAAGTCTGAACGTGTATAAGCTGATCTCCAGCGGTTCGTATAGCTGCCTCCATACTTTTTTCTTCAATGCTCATATGGAAGCCATCCACCATAATTTTAGCGGCAGGATGGTTAATATCATTGACAAGTTGCTTGGCTTGTCCGGTGGTATTGATTAAATCAGATTCAAATCGATTTAGCGGTTCGATTGCCAGTTCAAGTCCGCGGTCAGATGCCCTTTGACAGACCTTGCGAAGATTGGTAACGGCCCGTTCCCACTCCTGCTTTTTCTGATCAGGAGATACCATACGTGCCTTTCCCACGGCTGAATACATCGGGCCAGCTACGAAGTCTATATCCCACAGTGTACAAAAGTCCATCAGTGCATCCATATAGTCGAAACATTGCTGGTGGACGCCCGGATCATCATGGGTGAAATCCCTGCTGGGACCGAATGCCCCGCATACCACAGCTTCCAAATTGTGCTCGTCAAGTGCTTCCTTCACTTTTTTTCCATCAATGATATCCGGGTCTTCTACCGGAATTTCAACCACATCAAAACCCAAATTCTTTATTTTGGGAAACAATCCAATTGATTCGGTATTAAAAGGGGAGGTCCAAACCCAGGTACTGATGCCAAATTGTATATCCACTATTTTAAATATGTTCTTTCTTGGTTAGCAATCTGATTAGTTTTCTGTTACAATCATGGTTCCCTGCATCGTGCGCCAATGGCCGGGGAACGTACATACATAAGGGTATTCGCCCGGCTCTTCGGGAGCTGTAAATGTGAGGGTTACTGATTGATCGGGATTTACTAATGCCGTTGCAAAAAGAACTTCAGACATGTCGGGAACATAATTGTTCTCGGCAGCATCAGTGTCGCCGGCCATTTCATCGGCGGCAGCTCCGACCTCTTCCAGGGAACCGGGTTCAGTGATAAGTAAGTTATGTTGCATGAAATCCGGATTTTCGAAAATAATTTCCACTTCTTCCCCGGCTTGGACAGAAAATTCCGTTACATCAAACTGGAGTTCATTTACCACAGCCTTAATGCGGATCGTGTTTGCATCTGATGCGGAATCCTGATCTGAATCTGAGGCTGTTTCTTCTCCTGTAGATGTACTGCTTGTAGCGGTTCTGTAGCCTTCTTCGTGCTTATTAGCAGCCAGTTTAATCGCTTCGGCCAACCATTCATCCTCTATTACATCTTCTTCCCGACTAAGTTCGAACAGGATTTCACCAATTTCATCCATCGGTTCCATCTCAATGGTTGCAAGAATAGCTCTGAGCTGAGTTTGTCGGTCTTCATCTTGTAAAACACCGGATTCAAGCAAAGCTCGGTTCGTTTCCGGCGTTCTGGGAAGTACCTGGATTGCTGCTTTTCGTACTCCGGCTGCCGGGTGCTCAAGTGCTTGAGTAGCGATATCTAATGCTTCTTCATTTGCTCTGTCAAGCGCACCCAACCCATGAATTGTCCAAAGGGCATGCAAGGCTGCACTGTTTAACCCAAGTTCATCCACCTCGGTATTTTCAACGAGCTCATATAAATCCGGAAGTACATCTGTTTCTCCTCGCTCAACTAGCAGTCGCTGAGCCGTTAACCGCCAGAACATGTTGTCGTTACTTAATGCTTCAACTAAGTCATCTGGATTCTCCTTTCTGAGACTCATCGATTCATTGGCAGTGGACTCTTCCCCTTCTTTGTAAGTAAGGCGATAAATACGTCCGTGTTGGCGATCCCGGTTGGGATTTATATGGGCATTCCCTTCGCCAGTCTCGGCATCATAGCCTCCACGTTCTTCTGAGGGAGTGGGATTATGCTGAATAATAAAATTATACCAGTCAGAGATCCAGAGAGAGCCATCAGGACCAACTTTGGCCTGAACCGGAGATACCCACTCATCATGGCCGGCAAAGATATTCCAACCGTCTTTTTCGGAATATCCAGCTCCGTCGGGCTCAATGATTGCGCGATGTACCAAGCCACCGGTTGGTTCACTTATAAAAGCGATTCGATTCCAGTATTCTTTCGGAAATTGACGGGCCGTATAGAATTTAAAGCCGGATGCAGCCGTAAAACCACCGAATACATCAACCTGGCGATAGTTCCGTGTAATCGGACGCATAGCATAGTGACCATCAATTTTCTTGGTTCCTGCATTCCAGCGTTCGCCTTCAGAACCTTCGGGCCATTCATAGTCTTGATAGTATCGTCGCGGAATTCCCATATAAACGGCATGCTCATTATTGGCAGTAGAACCAAAGACATCAAACGTTTCATTGAAGCCGAGTCCCCAGGTATTATTGGTCGTAGAGGTTAAGAACTCAAAATCGATGTTATCAAAATCGGTACTGAAACGATAGAAGCCCTGACGAAAACGGAGAGAATCTCCATTGATTTCGCCCTCAAAGCCTGAGTATCCAACCGATCCCCAGATATTATTGTCGAATCCATACTGCAGGTGGGAGGGGCCGGCATGAGTATCAAAGGTACCCCATCCAGACATTATCTTTTCTCTAATATCTGCTTTGTCATCTCCATCCGTGTCTTTCAGGAATATAATGTGAGGCGCTTGAGAAACGATAATACCACCATTAACAAAGGCAAGGCTGGTTGGAATATTCAGGCTGTCTGCAAAGACCGTTACCTTATCAGCTTTGCCGTCATCGTTAGTATCTTCTAGAATCTTAATTTTGTCATTACCGATTCCATCTTCTTCACGTACGGTATTGGGATAGTCAACCGTTTCTATGGCCCAAAGACGACCTTTTTCATCCCACGCAATGTCGACAGGATTGATAATATCGGGCTCGGAAGCAAACAGTTCGAGCTCGTATCCCACCGGAACCTGTATATGTTTTTGTGATTCTTCAGGAGAGAGTGGAAGCTGGTATTTGGGGGCAGGGTCCCGTTCCTCATAGTTGGGTATGTTATCACGCTCTTCATATTCAAGTTCGGGAAGAGTTGAGACAAATTGTTCCCAATTATCACGGACCTGATCACTTACCGACCATACAATACCATTTTTGATCAGTTTCTGAAATCCTTCTTTGGTCCAAGTCCGTTCATCGTGGCCGTAAGCAGTATAGAAGACCTTGCCGTCTCCATGCGTGCGTACCCAAGTCCATGGTTCTGTATGGTCTGCTCCTTCTCGCTCCATTAGAACCGTACGGTTATTTTCGTTGTGCTTAGTATGGATATACGTTTCATCCCATGTTTCAAATTCCTCCAGCCCTTCTGTTACCGGATGGTCACTGTTTATAATGTTAGCAGTAAAAGTGCCGGTGCCGTGTTCTTCAAACTGTGCACCAACAAGATCTACAAATTGTTCAGAGTTTCTGAAGCAGAAACTAGCCGAATGGATAGGGATAAAACCCTTTCCGTTTGACACAAAATCGAGTAGGGCTTGTTCCTGAGAATCAGTAATTTCCTCGTGATTGGCATAAAGCAGAAGCGCATCAAACTTGGCTAAATTTTCTTGATTTAAATCGCCCGGATTTTCCGTATATGTAAAGTTGATGCCATCATCAGCAAGGGCTGAGGCCAGAATAGGGGCATACGCCGCGCTGTTATGGTGTTCGCTGTCATGTCCGAGGAAGAGAACCTCAATTTTACGTGGCTGATCGTCAGTATTTTCTCTTTCTGTTGAATCGCAACCAACTCCCGTCAGTATCAAACAAGTTAATAGAATCCATCCCGCTAATTTTCTCATAGCTGCTGTTGTTAATTAAATAAATTTATGTGAGTGCTATAGTGCAGAAATTTACAAGTGTATTAAATACACTGAAAAGAGAGGAAATATTTTCGAAATTTGCAACATTTTTTTAATTGGGTGGGAATAAAGGAATAGAGTTTAAAGATACAGATAGATTGTCAATAGAGATAAAGTTATAAATGCTCAGTTTAATTTATTTTGTATTGAGCGTTACCAGATGTTACAATATGATTATGCAATTTTACTTTGATATAAAAAAACTTTTTATAAGATTAGTAATCGTTTGCATAATTTTTTTTAAAAATGTATTTAGGATACGTTCGAAAATTGATTATGGGGTTCAACACAGGTCTGAATTATTATTCCCCATAATACGCATTTTGGAATCAACGGGATTAGTTAGCTATAGGGATGTGTGAATTCTATTTGATAAATATTGTTTAAGAAAATTTTTGGGATCTGGTTTAAAAGACCTTCTGTTATACTATTGTTTTTTATTTCTGGATATATGCTGTAATTAATAATAAAAATACCAACTGACCATTTAACAACTTTGAAAATCAATTAACCATACCATTATGAATACATCTAATGAACCTTCTCCTCAAATTAATCGAAAAAAGTTGTTTTGGGGAATTTGTATTGCTTTGTTACCTACTGCTTTTTCGTTTGTTTTAGTCAGTAACATTCTGGGTCAGCTAAAAACGGAATTTATTTTGACCAATGCCCAGGTTGGATATATCGGAGGAGCGGCCTTATGGGGAATGGCAATATCACTATTAACCATTGGACCTTTCTTGGAAAAGTTTGGATTCCGAAAAGCCACAATCGGGGCCTTTATTGGTCACATTGCGGGGGTAACGCTCTTTTTAGCAGCTTATCCATTTGCAGGAGACCCTTTTGCCTATTGGATTCTCTTTCTTGGTGCCATTGGGTTTGGAGCCGGTAATGGCTTGATTGAGGTGGCCGGTAATCCTATGGTGGCTGCCCTGTTCCCAAAGAATAAAACAACTAAACTTAATCACTTCCACGCCTTTTTCCCGGGTGGCATGGTTGTAGGTGGTATATTGGGATGGTTAATGACTCAGACAGGAGTAATAGGACCCGTAGAAATCGGTCACTGGACATGGCAGATTGCCATTATCTATATTCCGATTTTTGCCTATGGCATTATGATTTTTCCCGAAAAGTTTCCAAAGACAGAAACTGCCGAAGCAGGTATACCTTTTAAAGAGATGGTTCGGTATACCTTTACCCATCCGTTGGTTTGGGGGCTGATTTTGTTAAAGATGATCACTCTTTCACTTGAGATGGGTCCCAGCCGCTGGATTCCCAATATCCTGCAGGCTGCAGGCATGCATGGAATTCTTGTAGCGGTATGGATAAGTGCTATTATGATGGTATTGAGAATGTTTGCTGCTCCTTTTGTCGAAAGATTTTCACCTCCCGGTATCTTGCTGGGTTCCTCTGTGCTCACTGGAATAGGACTGTTGATGTTTGCTTTTATTGAATCAGGAACAATTTCGATTATGCTCGCAGCTACGGTATTTGGCTGTGGAGTTGCGTTCTATTTCCCAACTATGGTTGGATTAATGAGCGAGAAATTTCCGAAGGCAGGGTCATTGGGTATTGTATTATTGATTGGCTTGGGCTTTTTTGCTGCAGGCGGTTCTAACGGAATTATGGGAGAAG
This genomic interval carries:
- a CDS encoding M56 family metallopeptidase, whose product is MVELINILQTIGDITLANLWFPLIVWTVIALPITILLHRTDRIPPVYQYHSRMALLLALPLGIAGSYLIEMLGKALASSQAVAAKFIVVPNPISISATNSQTTPWNSLSDPMLWIGLTTIFLAIGAIYYLLRFIYNSIQLKQLAKNLEFNELPQVEELKISIGNNPVPNLNPLIAFSEHANIPFTYGWINTKIVIPAELKEDPDKMGMAIRHELMHIKHKDFLLNGMLLVLKALFWFHPLIHHLYNSSQEFREITCDGEVLSDNQFSKKRYAALLYELAEREYKNSNLARSMAVNPSSLKKRIQIMSTQNITPSSFRSSFLLTLVTASLVILTISCSDITDNGITNSEFQQAQVQMSANPDAKERPLYVLNGEQVTETDPPDALSRIKSKYIKSINVLKNQKALDKYGEAGRNGVLEIQFLDDINKETVFSDLKEAPTPPPPTGPGGTDSNSPDSPESSPPSPEEEYFVAVEQMPELVGGLESLFTKIRYPEEAREAGDEGRVIIRFIVNEEGEVEDPEVIRGVSESLDEEALRVVKEAEFKPGTQRGKPVRVQYSLPIIFRIQGNDNTSQELSGEDPENIQPVNNNLDSMVVNTY
- a CDS encoding BlaI/MecI/CopY family transcriptional regulator gives rise to the protein MKKSLTPLGETEMEVLHHVWELEEATVKQVRNRILESREVAYTTIMTVMKNLADKGYLKYRKEGVTYVYSPAREPESVRSSLIGDLMKKVFKGSPKELVQALVNSKDLSQKDLGEIKQMIDKMED
- a CDS encoding Gfo/Idh/MocA family protein codes for the protein MANKVNIAIVGLGFGAEFIPIFQKHPDVNMYAICQRTESDLNEVGDAFGIDARYTSYEELLEDPKVDAVHINTPIQLHAEHSLMALRAGKHVSCTVPMATSIEDCEEIIDTVNETGLKYMMAETVVYSREYLFVKELYEKGELGKIQYLQASHPQDMEGWPEYWEYMKPMHYATHVVSPVLGLTNAQAEYVSCFGSGKISDDLIEKSDSPFAVETCHIKLKDSDLSAHIYRSLFDTARQYRESFDAYGSKKSFEWPLIEGEDPVIHTAKKPEPEIPERVEVPDYGHLLPEEIQEFTQEGVYDADEHAHLSFIQGGGHGGSHPHLAHEYVAAILEDRDPYPNAVQAANWTCVGLLAHESAMDGGKIKHLPEFTLT
- a CDS encoding sugar phosphate isomerase/epimerase family protein, translating into MDIQFGISTWVWTSPFNTESIGLFPKIKNLGFDVVEIPVEDPDIIDGKKVKEALDEHNLEAVVCGAFGPSRDFTHDDPGVHQQCFDYMDALMDFCTLWDIDFVAGPMYSAVGKARMVSPDQKKQEWERAVTNLRKVCQRASDRGLELAIEPLNRFESDLINTTGQAKQLVNDINHPAAKIMVDGFHMSIEEKSMEAAIRTAGDQLIHVQTSENYRGTPGTGQTDWESFRKGLEAVEYEGTVSIESFTSDNQELADAVCIWRPLATDQDEMAENGLKFLKQTFK
- a CDS encoding PVC-type heme-binding CxxCH protein, whose protein sequence is MRKLAGWILLTCLILTGVGCDSTERENTDDQPRKIEVLFLGHDSEHHNSAAYAPILASALADDGINFTYTENPGDLNQENLAKFDALLLYANHEEITDSQEQALLDFVSNGKGFIPIHSASFCFRNSEQFVDLVGAQFEEHGTGTFTANIINSDHPVTEGLEEFETWDETYIHTKHNENNRTVLMEREGADHTEPWTWVRTHGDGKVFYTAYGHDERTWTKEGFQKLIKNGIVWSVSDQVRDNWEQFVSTLPELEYEERDNIPNYEERDPAPKYQLPLSPEESQKHIQVPVGYELELFASEPDIINPVDIAWDEKGRLWAIETVDYPNTVREEDGIGNDKIKILEDTNDDGKADKVTVFADSLNIPTSLAFVNGGIIVSQAPHIIFLKDTDGDDKADIREKIMSGWGTFDTHAGPSHLQYGFDNNIWGSVGYSGFEGEINGDSLRFRQGFYRFSTDFDNIDFEFLTSTTNNTWGLGFNETFDVFGSTANNEHAVYMGIPRRYYQDYEWPEGSEGERWNAGTKKIDGHYAMRPITRNYRQVDVFGGFTAASGFKFYTARQFPKEYWNRIAFISEPTGGLVHRAIIEPDGAGYSEKDGWNIFAGHDEWVSPVQAKVGPDGSLWISDWYNFIIQHNPTPSEERGGYDAETGEGNAHINPNRDRQHGRIYRLTYKEGEESTANESMSLRKENPDDLVEALSNDNMFWRLTAQRLLVERGETDVLPDLYELVENTEVDELGLNSAALHALWTIHGLGALDRANEEALDIATQALEHPAAGVRKAAIQVLPRTPETNRALLESGVLQDEDRQTQLRAILATIEMEPMDEIGEILFELSREEDVIEDEWLAEAIKLAANKHEEGYRTATSSTSTGEETASDSDQDSASDANTIRIKAVVNELQFDVTEFSVQAGEEVEIIFENPDFMQHNLLITEPGSLEEVGAAADEMAGDTDAAENNYVPDMSEVLFATALVNPDQSVTLTFTAPEEPGEYPYVCTFPGHWRTMQGTMIVTEN
- a CDS encoding MFS transporter gives rise to the protein MNTSNEPSPQINRKKLFWGICIALLPTAFSFVLVSNILGQLKTEFILTNAQVGYIGGAALWGMAISLLTIGPFLEKFGFRKATIGAFIGHIAGVTLFLAAYPFAGDPFAYWILFLGAIGFGAGNGLIEVAGNPMVAALFPKNKTTKLNHFHAFFPGGMVVGGILGWLMTQTGVIGPVEIGHWTWQIAIIYIPIFAYGIMIFPEKFPKTETAEAGIPFKEMVRYTFTHPLVWGLILLKMITLSLEMGPSRWIPNILQAAGMHGILVAVWISAIMMVLRMFAAPFVERFSPPGILLGSSVLTGIGLLMFAFIESGTISIMLAATVFGCGVAFYFPTMVGLMSEKFPKAGSLGIVLLIGLGFFAAGGSNGIMGEVADQYLPEKLDEQQTLSILEQVEDRFPTYVAKAESASGNLEQLAELGYRPTDVQNVLGQAEDALAYYREHDEFDGTLTGNALRALVDTGVEQEQELINEAASILRPADNYGGRMAFLWIAPLAFLVALVFLIVFINDKRKGGYQAVSLTDDTTPETT